aagggaaaacaaCATAAAACCTACGTGTGTCATATGGCTTCTAGggttaaaaagcaacaaaagagAAGTGGGGTTAATTAAAGAGAGCTGCAATTGGAATAGAACCTACCCATTCCACCATCCAAATTCTTGTTTTCaataattacttttatattttgtacATCTTAGCTTTAGTGTGTCCTATTGTTGTGGTGTTTTCAATAAAAGCTGTAATTAGTGCTTGTGCTTTCcacttaaaattattataaatttttccagtttttttattattattctagcatgttaaaactataaagaaaaaacattaattttttttttaaatttaatatatatttttttaagtgaaacacattttaaaaacctattaaaaaactaaaattactaCCGTTTCAAACACTCAAAACACTCCTTGATATTAAGCTTGCATCTTTGAATCTCAGTACTTGAAACATTAAAATGGTTGAATATTTGATTCAAAGACTTGGATTTCAGATTTCCcataaaaaatgattgatttgaaaattatcTTCTTAAAGATTGgagttataaatttttttgatatgatatgaaATTAAGGAATAAAGCGGGCTACTTTTCATAAACAACgataacaaattttattttaaaaaacaacaaaatcaaaaatatCGGCTCTAATCCTATTTTGTGTCACGAATAAGATCAGGAATCTAAAGGATCCAAATCCTTCAAATGGCTGCTGGCTGGGCCCAATTCTAACACAACGATCAATTCTTACAAGAAGACGATCCATTGTAAACAAATACCTGTAATAATATACATGATCCAGATCTATGTTTGAGCGTGTAAGATTGAGCTTGCTGATGAAAACTAACAGAACTAAGCGCTACACTCCTCCAGAGGTCAAACAATAGAATGGGAATGGAAGAAGCCTGAATCCAAGAGATGAGAGCAGCTCCCTCTACCTTTTTCTGGAGAGAGACAGGCTCACAAAAAGAGTCAAAAGCTCAAGATGTTCACTAGACAAGTGGAAGAACACTAAACGCAGCCGTGACACTCCCTCCCAGTCCCCACGTACTCAGAAACCGACGGTGGGGCGGTGGTGGAGTAAGAGTAAACTTGTGGGTTCAATAATTCGCATCCCTAACTTCGGCTGCTTCCGCGCTTTTGTCGGTTTTCCATGTCAATGTTTTCGGCTCTCACCTTGTCGTAATAAGGAACCTTTTACTTGACTCGTGGTTTTGTCCCCTTTCACATATTCTTTGCTCCTTTTCTCCATAGGAATCCAAGTTTTAGCTTCAAGCTAAATACTTCTTTATTGAACTTTGAAGGTGCTAAAGTCGACAAACTCATGGCTTAGTTTCTTCTTTATGCTTCTAGAATCTGAGCATGGGAGTTTATGCTTGTGACTGACATAAGAGGTGCTTTGATATGATCTCCGAGTTAATTTATTGATACTTTCTTTGCTAATAAATGAGTTTTggacttttgaaaaaattatctatAGACCAACCCACCTTCTAATAGTAGAAAAGAACCCTTGCTGTAAACGAGTAATGATGCTTTATTTAATGGTgcctgtatttaaaaaataaataaatttcttttgtaaaaaatttaaaaaaaattaaatattttaaatcgttttaatacgttaatattaaaaatatttttttaaaaaaaatattattttaatatattttaatataaaaaatattttataaaacaagcaCACTCCCACGAACACCAACTTAACTTtacgaggaaaaaaaatctacatgTTCTTACTTACGAATTACGTCTGCATATCGGAAATTCAAAAAGGCTAAtattcaaacaatttttttaaaaagttttatattgactaataaaaataattttaccgaGACCAGTACTTATGTTGAACCTTATACAGAATACTTAAATCAAATAAGCGTGTTCCAATTTCAATACATGAATAGGATTTTTATAGCATATCTGTGCTCATATGCACTGATATCAAAaccaatatttatattttatttattatttaacgagtatgaaatttaaatatttacatatgtGTTTTCAAAACCAATTCAATACAtgtatttgtgtttttaattttatttaataatacctattatttattatttgatagataaaaattatgtatatatatacattcaaGGACTGGGACTCTTACCATTCAAAAAATTGGGAATCTATTTGAGGGAGTCATTCGTCGTGGGTGGGCACCGTCGTTACAGGAGTCAACGAAAGTCCATTCAGAATTGAAAGCAAAGCTCAATCTAACAGAATCATCCCAGGGTTGATTTCCAATTCTAGTTAGAGTAACCAGACGTGGTTTTTGATGAAGCATGGTGCGGGGTCCAAACCTCTAAGCTACGTATAGTAagtctttatttgttttcatgctttaaaaatatttttaaaaaaatttaaatattttttatatttcttgctttaaaatatttttttttgtgatttttattattttaatggactgatattaaaaataaaaaaaatattatttcaatatatttttaaacaaaaaataatttgaaaagcaactactattataatatcaaacagaCTACAAGGATACTATAAACTAATTTCTCAAGAATAACTTAGTCTCCACTACAATGGCATTGCATAGAATTTtagataaattattgaattatatatattttatgaattggTTGGAATTAGCTAAGAATGCTATCAATTATGCTTGACAATTGCTTGCAATAAAGCATGAATGAAGTAGAATTTTGATGAGTTATGCATTTGCCGTTGAATTGTGGATGGGTTGCCGAATTTGATATTTTCCttcaattatttgaattttctatgaatttatgtttaattttatacaattgAGAGTGGAAATATCAATTAGgtttaatatcatgaattataTTGGATTTTGGTGAATAATGTATTGAGTTAAATTTGAGGaattatgtttaaattttttatgaattttgacGATTAGGATTAGGGttgatttaattcaatttaattaaaattatgttcaattgattgaaatcaatttttttttttttttatagaatgtcTAATAATATCTTTATGCTATATCATTACAATGGTAAAATTATTCCTGACATGAACATTGGTATCATCTAGTCATGGACCTGGACGAAATTATAGTAATATTGTAGTTGATGTATTTTAGAGGTGTCAAGTTGATGAATATGAATATTATCTTGTATTGAATGTAtgtgatgataattttaaaacaataataaaatttttcacataaaatggattgaatataatgatattttatgttAACAATCAACCAAACAAATTCTGTGTATCTCAACTTCAGAATCTTAGTTTTGTGTTCCGTTTCATAACAgaaacattatttaaatatcatgttttaGAACTATAACAACATCAAATTGTGCTAATTCaccaaaacatattattttctatGCTAATAGCCCAAAATAGCCACTTGTTATAGAAAGAGAGATGCGGACTTGCAGAGGGTGAATGGCACTGGAAGCTGCCTAAACTGACCAAATTCGTTCTATCCTACTTTAAATTGACCGAAGTCCGATCTATTTGTCTCGACATCAGCTGTCTGGTCCCAAGGGCTGACACACAAGTCAATGCTTGGTGTCCTGATTTCCAAACATAATTTTCGATTGTCAAGACATAAAGCTCAATCTCTAAATAAGGTCATTTATGAGCGAAGGCCATGAAACAGAAATAACAGGGACACCTACAGCGTGTGATCTCCGTCCGTCCCAAACTAGTTCCAAATCCAGATAACGCCTGGGAACTTTTCCAATGCCTCTGGTAGAAAATAAGGCATTGCCTCGATTGGATACCAGTCATTTTCTGCTGCAGCACAAATTAACCTGTTGTTATCCAGTCAAAAACGCAGCTGTTCTGATGCTGAAATCGTTACAGAAAGACGGCAAAAGACCAGTCACCTTTGGCTTTTCACCGGAGGCATTGGAGAAGCTACCtataatcaaaatacaaaagtaTCCTTTCCAATTAAAAGAAACCCACACACCCCAACTGATGTATTAATGTCCACAAGAATTTAATCCACTGATGAGATTACATTAAGGTTATGACACTGACAATTGGTGTACTATTGGATCACTACCTATTTGATCTAGAGTAACTCAAGGAGGTCAAAACGGGCTTCATAGCTGATAATTCTATGAAATCAAAGTAGAGTTTCTGGAGGATGCATCAACACATTGATGAACATTCAAGATCAGACCTCTAAAGAAATCATACATTTCCCTCAGCTTTCTTTTGATATACTTCTTCAAGGCATTCTTTAGCTCTATGAACCTTCGACTGGAGATAAAAGCTACCGTTTTTGGCATTATTCTCAAACAGTTTGTCATATTTCTACAAGCAAGCAACAATTGACATATTGTTAGGAATCCATGAGAGATCTAATACTATAACAAAAAGTCAAAGTACAGTTTGATCTAAATAATAATTCCTAATATTTCATGTCTTCGTGGAGAACCCAGTGTGATCCCTAACTTGTATGCTAATTCTGTAATTTTCACTAATCCATGCGAATTTCAgaacataaaatttaagaagAGCTAATCTCCTATGATGCTTGTTTATATTTCATGGAGAATAGGTTCCATGCAACAtgtaaaagctaaaaataaGATATACATAACAGAATGCTTCATTTTTTACCATCTTAgatgtttcatttaaatggatttGCATTTCTCATAAAAGAAAATGCGATAAGGAACAAAGGTATTGAAATAGGATTTCTAATTTGCTAGAAAACATATTGTTCTGAAATAATAACTACTTATAGTGTTATAGTTAATGGCATTATTTTCCACCACGGACATACATTACTAGGGATTGAAGACATACCTGCAAGATCTCCTCCCATGTTGAATGCTCAGTGATGCCTAGAATTTGCCTGGCTTCTGGTTCAGATATCATTTTACTTCCTCTTCTAATATTCTGCACTGTTTCGTGGGCAACACCAGATTTTGAAGCATCTGCAATTGGTAACAGAAGTTGTGAACCAGATATTGAAGAAGGctaaatacaaaatgaatataACTAAAAGTGAGGCTTTCTGGATTGGTGACCCAATGTTAGGATCTCCAAGTGCTGAATTTGGAAAGAAAACCATACTTGCAAGTGCCTGACGGTACGCTTGAGCAAATGCCCTCACCATAATTCCAGATCCCATGACAAGCAAATTAGCAAGCAGCCTTGCAGCctgaacaaacaaataaaagcaTGTTAGCTACATAATCATTTATCTTCAATAATCCCTTTCTCACTTTCACTTGAGGTGTGCTGGGTCCAAAGATCCATGCCATTCCGAATTGTCTAATGGACCACATGGTGAACTCTACTACTGATCTCCACACAAATAGCATATAACATTGGCTGACAAGAATAATAAACCAGCAACCAGTCTTACTGTGCCCATCTAGGCCTTTAGCATTATCCAAAATTTAGATTGAACATGTATCGGTTAAATagcataatcaaaacaaatcatctattgGGTTCTGCAAAAGACTATTAAATTGAAGCATTGTGAACCTGTCTTATCTGATTGTACGGTCTAAAATACCTCCATGATGTGAAAATACAACAAGCACAAAAGGCAAGATGGGCAATATTAACCTAGCAGATAAACTGCATACACCAATCAAAAACTAGTTATTACGTCATTACTAAGATGAGATTGTCAAGGGAATTGAGGCCTTCATTTTCATCTAAAGATATCTGGTGCCTACAATTCTAGTCAAGCAAAACATTTAGCAACAGATAACATAGATTCACTCTTAAAGCatctatatttttcaagttatgTTGAAAATGCCATGTAAATTACCAAGAAGTTTCCGTAAGGGAACCCACTACCTCTCACCAAATAAAacccatgaaaaacaaaaggcactATTTCCACCCTTATTTTTCTATAAGAGATGCACTTAGTTAGCACATAGGCATTGAAAACATGGTTTCCAAAGTGGCTCGCTATGAGACCAAACAACTCTATGACACTTCTAGTCAAGCAAAACATTTAGCAACATATCACATAGATTCACTCTTAAAGCatctatatttttcaagttaagtTGAAAATG
The genomic region above belongs to Populus alba chromosome 12, ASM523922v2, whole genome shotgun sequence and contains:
- the LOC118044881 gene encoding mitochondrial import inner membrane translocase subunit PAM16 like 2, translating into MAARLLANLLVMGSGIMVRAFAQAYRQALANASKSGVAHETVQNIRRGSKMISEPEARQILGITEHSTWEEILQKYDKLFENNAKNGSFYLQSKVHRAKECLEEVYQKKAEGNV